A genome region from Methanobacterium bryantii includes the following:
- a CDS encoding nitroreductase family protein, with protein sequence MNEVLKNIKSRRSIRKYRGEQIKDEELDMILEAAVYAPTGHNDQPWHFTVIQNKELIDEMSAESKKLMAESSVGWMVNMGKSEHLHLFYNAPTVVVVSGKKDAISPLVDCCAAIQNMLIAAESLNIGSCWIGLVKFFFESEENVAKFNLPEDYEPYYAVCLGYKDSSNNRAPERNKNVVNYIK encoded by the coding sequence TTGAACGAAGTTTTAAAAAATATTAAAAGCAGAAGGAGCATTAGAAAATACCGCGGCGAACAAATTAAAGATGAAGAACTTGATATGATACTCGAAGCGGCCGTATATGCTCCAACGGGACATAACGATCAGCCATGGCACTTCACGGTTATACAGAATAAAGAACTAATTGATGAAATGAGTGCAGAATCTAAAAAGTTAATGGCAGAATCATCAGTTGGCTGGATGGTTAATATGGGAAAATCCGAGCATTTACATCTTTTTTACAATGCTCCAACTGTAGTGGTGGTTTCTGGGAAAAAAGATGCAATATCCCCACTTGTCGACTGCTGTGCAGCCATTCAAAACATGTTAATTGCTGCAGAAAGTCTGAATATTGGTTCCTGCTGGATTGGTCTTGTTAAATTTTTCTTTGAAAGTGAGGAAAATGTTGCAAAATTTAACCTGCCTGAAGATTATGAACCTTATTATGCGGTCTGTTTAGGATACAAGGACTCCTCTAATAATAGAGCGCCTGAAAGAAATAAAAACGTTGTAAATTACATAAAGTAA
- a CDS encoding EFR1 family ferrodoxin (N-terminal region resembles flavodoxins. C-terminal ferrodoxin region binds two 4Fe-4S clusters.), with the protein MIFYFSGTGNSLYAAQKLHESGEGELIDMAGALNEKHFKYKVPEGEKVGIVFPVYFYGLPTIVDEFMDKLTIESDGSPFIYTVITCGGSIGHADKMIADKLKQKNLQLNSAFSIKMPSNYVIMYDTPDKEKQDLTLREAEKQIEKIVGFLEVNKKGNFVSNRSYFALLSPIAYKLYGTYRKTKKFYATDACTSCGLCEEICPSKTIHLSSGKPEWINEKCSHCSACINRCPTQAIQYGNATEKRGRYVNPNVKFS; encoded by the coding sequence ATGATTTTTTATTTTTCAGGCACTGGAAACTCACTATACGCTGCCCAAAAGCTGCATGAATCTGGTGAAGGGGAACTTATTGATATGGCTGGTGCATTAAATGAAAAACACTTTAAATATAAAGTACCTGAGGGTGAAAAAGTGGGTATAGTGTTTCCAGTTTATTTTTATGGGCTGCCTACAATTGTAGATGAATTTATGGATAAATTAACGATAGAAAGCGATGGAAGTCCATTTATTTACACTGTTATCACATGCGGCGGATCCATTGGGCATGCAGATAAAATGATTGCAGATAAGCTTAAACAGAAAAATCTCCAGTTAAACAGTGCTTTTTCTATTAAGATGCCCAGCAACTATGTCATAATGTATGATACACCAGATAAGGAAAAACAGGATTTAACCCTTCGAGAGGCAGAAAAACAAATAGAGAAAATAGTTGGATTTTTGGAAGTTAATAAAAAAGGTAACTTTGTCTCTAATCGCAGTTATTTTGCCTTATTGTCGCCGATTGCATATAAATTATATGGAACTTACCGTAAGACTAAAAAATTTTATGCTACTGATGCATGTACCAGCTGCGGCTTATGTGAAGAGATATGCCCTTCTAAGACAATACATCTTTCATCTGGAAAACCGGAATGGATAAATGAAAAATGCAGTCACTGCAGTGCATGTATCAACAGATGTCCTACACAGGCAATTCAATATGGTAATGCCACAGAAAAACGGGGACGTTATGTAAATCCTAATGTGAAATTTAGTTAA
- a CDS encoding nitroreductase family protein has translation MEFFDLVKKRRSVRKYKVQPVDKEDILKILEAANWAPSAMNWQPWEFIVVSGELLKPLANSFKAVVEKIMYESETFDDEFVKFAAHYGGAPVVIVVLTGASEKSNVRKANLESTSAAMENLVLAATNLGLGTCWMTGPLHDENNLRSILDISPDKEIVAVTPLGYPDEVPEPRPRLDADLKQKVRWLGY, from the coding sequence ATGGAATTTTTTGATTTAGTTAAAAAAAGGAGATCTGTTCGAAAATATAAGGTCCAACCCGTGGATAAAGAAGATATTTTGAAGATACTGGAAGCTGCTAATTGGGCGCCGTCTGCAATGAACTGGCAGCCGTGGGAATTTATAGTTGTATCTGGCGAACTTCTTAAACCTCTTGCTAATAGTTTCAAGGCTGTTGTAGAAAAAATAATGTACGAATCAGAGACTTTCGATGATGAGTTCGTAAAGTTTGCAGCCCATTATGGTGGAGCTCCTGTAGTTATAGTAGTGCTCACTGGAGCAAGTGAGAAATCTAATGTGAGAAAAGCGAATCTTGAAAGTACAAGTGCTGCTATGGAAAATTTGGTACTCGCAGCGACTAATCTAGGATTGGGCACATGCTGGATGACAGGACCTCTCCATGATGAGAATAACTTACGCAGTATTTTGGATATTTCGCCTGACAAAGAGATCGTTGCAGTAACACCTTTAGGATATCCTGATGAAGTTCCAGAGCCACGCCCACGATTAGATGCAGATCTAAAACAAAAGGTTAGATGGTTAGGTTATTAA
- a CDS encoding flavodoxin family protein, translating into MKVIAVNGSPRKSWNTATLLKKVLEGAESQGAKTELVNLYDLDFKGCKSCFSCKTKGSKSYGKCAVKDDLTPILERIEEADAVILGSPIYLGTVTGEMRSLIERLIFPYLTYTEPIQSLFPKKIHSAFIYTMNIAEEQIESYGYATHFNTNENYLRLIFGEAESLFSYDTYQFRDYSRVLATRFDEKRKAKRRREVFPEDCQKAFEMGARFAKNE; encoded by the coding sequence ATGAAGGTAATTGCAGTCAATGGTAGTCCAAGGAAGAGCTGGAATACTGCGACTTTACTTAAAAAGGTTCTTGAAGGGGCTGAGTCTCAAGGGGCTAAAACTGAATTAGTTAATCTTTATGATTTAGATTTTAAAGGGTGTAAAAGTTGTTTTTCGTGTAAAACTAAGGGCAGTAAAAGTTATGGTAAATGTGCAGTTAAAGATGACTTAACTCCTATATTAGAAAGAATTGAAGAAGCAGATGCTGTTATTTTAGGCTCTCCAATTTATTTGGGGACAGTCACTGGTGAAATGAGGTCGTTAATTGAGCGTTTGATATTTCCGTATTTAACATATACTGAGCCTATACAGTCTCTTTTCCCCAAAAAGATCCATTCTGCATTTATTTACACCATGAATATTGCTGAAGAACAGATAGAATCGTATGGATATGCTACACACTTCAATACCAATGAAAATTATCTCAGGTTGATATTTGGAGAGGCAGAATCACTCTTCAGCTATGATACGTATCAGTTCAGAGACTATTCTAGGGTACTTGCTACTCGTTTTGATGAGAAGAGGAAAGCAAAAAGGCGGAGAGAAGTGTTTCCAGAAGACTGCCAGAAGGCTTTTGAGATGGGAGCTAGATTTGCTAAAAATGAGTAA
- the ehbP gene encoding energy-converting hydrogenase B subunit EhbP: MKFVVRPLHIISVGGYIVEVDFPYRNIIVVNPTEEPIKIDIPVFSIEWIDEQRKLGLEIIPTKDDDSFLKAFKKAKAKLDILKAEA; encoded by the coding sequence ATGAAATTCGTAGTAAGACCTCTCCATATCATAAGTGTTGGAGGATACATCGTTGAAGTCGATTTTCCATATAGGAACATCATCGTTGTAAACCCAACAGAAGAGCCTATAAAAATCGATATCCCTGTATTTTCTATAGAATGGATCGATGAGCAACGAAAATTAGGACTAGAAATTATCCCTACAAAGGATGATGATTCATTTTTAAAGGCATTTAAAAAAGCTAAGGCCAAACTGGATATATTAAAAGCCGAAGCTTAA
- a CDS encoding respiratory chain complex I subunit 1 family protein, producing the protein MDTSMIISSAIAVVGTLIIAFAVSVWLPGIERKFVQARIQQRVGPPISSPGLMAPIKFFFKEAVTPNSPMPRLYNAIPLISLIIVTAILLIIMPQMYFLGGLASIIAVVGLLKVEEITYMFMGSLSKSVLSVNMPFPDHAKGAKHVDATRSFIEELSTLRAFRLIAFGSFPLYIALFVPVAMSKSIYLSNIIAFQQLHGPVLFTVAGAIGAVVYFIGSMILLNEYPFAIMKTKADVIEGPMLEYMSKYRAYTYITKGLLIFVLASLFTTMFIGIPPNLFSPGILVTLATAIIFPILIASMSAFSPVFTFKQFYPVVAVTSILGAVAIAASFL; encoded by the coding sequence ATGGATACATCAATGATTATAAGTTCGGCAATTGCAGTGGTTGGAACATTAATTATAGCATTTGCAGTCAGTGTCTGGCTTCCAGGTATTGAAAGAAAGTTCGTTCAAGCAAGAATTCAACAGAGAGTAGGCCCTCCCATCTCAAGTCCGGGGCTCATGGCTCCAATCAAATTTTTCTTTAAAGAGGCCGTAACTCCAAACTCTCCAATGCCCAGATTGTACAATGCAATTCCTTTAATCAGCTTAATTATAGTAACAGCCATATTATTAATCATAATGCCCCAAATGTACTTCTTGGGAGGATTAGCGAGCATTATAGCAGTTGTGGGATTGCTAAAAGTTGAAGAGATCACATACATGTTTATGGGTTCACTTTCCAAATCAGTATTATCAGTAAACATGCCTTTCCCAGACCATGCAAAAGGAGCTAAACACGTGGATGCAACACGTTCATTTATTGAAGAACTGAGTACCCTGCGTGCATTTAGACTTATAGCTTTCGGGTCATTCCCACTTTACATAGCGCTTTTCGTGCCTGTTGCAATGTCTAAAAGCATATACCTCAGCAATATAATTGCATTTCAGCAGTTACATGGTCCAGTACTCTTTACTGTAGCTGGCGCCATAGGTGCTGTCGTATATTTCATTGGTTCCATGATATTACTCAACGAATACCCATTTGCCATAATGAAAACCAAAGCAGACGTTATAGAAGGACCAATGCTCGAGTACATGTCAAAATACAGGGCATACACTTATATCACAAAGGGTTTATTGATATTCGTGCTTGCAAGCTTATTTACAACCATGTTCATCGGAATACCACCAAACCTGTTCAGCCCAGGAATACTGGTAACACTTGCAACAGCAATAATATTCCCAATTTTGATTGCATCAATGAGTGCATTCTCCCCAGTATTCACATTCAAACAGTTTTACCCCGTTGTAGCTGTTACTTCCATATTAGGTGCAGTAGCTATTGCTGCATCTTTCCTGTAA
- a CDS encoding hydrogenase large subunit has protein sequence MSNNNQVNSKVIETEVPLGTVHSAALEPYRVRLFVEDEYVRDAEITIGVNHRGIERIMEGLPVEKANALTEKICGICSHIHIWNSCLVAEKGLEIDVPPRAEYIRLIMSELERLHSHLLYLAHGCEVLGHETFSMRIFYIRETVMELLRMIGGNRVQYGVPVIGGIRPRSDLNEMRIQKISEGMDLIEEKMTEFADRFTRDPMIMSRITGVAALSKEDALRLAATGPTLRSTGVEVDLRRDMRQYDPFEFEVITQDDGDVKSNLLMRALEIFEAIKIIRQAVKDLPEGKITNRSWEMQDTGIIRSYIEAPRGKLYHSYRLEDGRVRNSIIRTPSITNINAMEHACIGTHITEAQLAIVQCDPCFTCTDRAIQIVDHPLKKTNKQNKII, from the coding sequence ATGAGTAACAATAACCAGGTTAACAGCAAAGTAATCGAAACAGAAGTTCCTTTAGGAACAGTACACTCTGCAGCATTAGAACCATACAGAGTAAGATTATTTGTTGAAGATGAATATGTAAGAGATGCCGAGATAACCATAGGTGTCAACCACAGGGGAATTGAAAGAATAATGGAAGGGCTGCCTGTTGAAAAGGCAAATGCCCTTACAGAAAAAATATGTGGAATATGTTCCCATATCCACATCTGGAACTCATGCCTTGTAGCTGAAAAAGGGCTTGAAATTGATGTTCCTCCAAGAGCAGAATATATAAGGCTTATTATGAGCGAACTTGAGAGGTTACACAGCCATTTACTTTATCTAGCCCATGGATGCGAGGTTTTAGGTCATGAAACATTTTCAATGAGGATATTTTACATAAGAGAGACTGTAATGGAACTCCTCCGAATGATTGGAGGTAACCGTGTCCAGTACGGTGTCCCTGTAATTGGAGGTATAAGACCCCGTTCAGATCTAAATGAAATGAGGATACAGAAAATCAGTGAAGGCATGGATCTTATCGAAGAGAAAATGACAGAATTTGCAGACAGGTTCACAAGAGACCCCATGATCATGTCCCGTATAACAGGAGTTGCTGCACTTAGTAAAGAAGATGCCCTTAGATTAGCTGCAACAGGACCAACACTCCGTTCAACAGGAGTTGAAGTAGATTTAAGGAGAGACATGAGGCAGTATGACCCATTTGAATTTGAGGTAATTACCCAAGATGATGGGGATGTTAAATCCAACCTTTTAATGCGTGCACTTGAGATTTTTGAAGCTATAAAAATAATAAGACAGGCTGTTAAAGACCTTCCAGAAGGAAAAATCACAAATAGAAGCTGGGAAATGCAGGATACAGGCATAATAAGAAGTTATATAGAAGCACCAAGGGGTAAACTCTACCACTCTTACAGATTAGAGGATGGAAGAGTAAGAAATTCTATAATCAGGACACCCTCCATAACAAATATAAATGCAATGGAACATGCCTGTATAGGAACTCACATAACCGAAGCACAATTAGCAATAGTTCAGTGCGATCCATGTTTTACATGCACTGACCGTGCAATACAAATAGTGGATCATCCACTCAAAAAAACAAATAAACAGAACAAGATCATCTAA
- a CDS encoding NADH-quinone oxidoreductase subunit B family protein — MSLKSYSRARAVHVMLVYTGGCNGCDIEIVNCILSPKYDAEQYKVFLTWNPREADVLVVTGPVTKHVEAPLKAIYESIPEPKAVVAAGACATMGGVYKNIHGDIPSEEIAGPVDQIIPVDAKVPGCAVRPEDVLSGVVSALPLLLNAK; from the coding sequence TTGAGTCTAAAATCATATTCAAGAGCAAGAGCCGTACATGTGATGCTTGTATATACTGGAGGATGTAATGGCTGCGATATAGAAATAGTAAACTGTATACTTTCGCCAAAATACGACGCAGAACAGTACAAAGTATTTTTAACATGGAACCCCAGGGAAGCAGACGTGCTTGTAGTTACAGGGCCTGTTACAAAACATGTAGAAGCACCTTTAAAAGCAATTTACGAATCAATTCCAGAGCCTAAAGCTGTTGTAGCAGCAGGAGCATGTGCAACAATGGGCGGAGTTTACAAGAACATCCATGGAGATATTCCCTCTGAAGAAATAGCCGGACCTGTTGATCAGATCATACCAGTAGATGCTAAAGTCCCAGGATGTGCCGTAAGGCCAGAAGATGTTTTATCAGGAGTTGTATCAGCTTTACCTTTACTATTAAATGCAAAATAA
- a CDS encoding 4Fe-4S dicluster domain-containing protein: MKNLGIIFLEGVYSNVKRILFASDRVTDMELRNKILNGEIVPTDKVAEVPCIGCSGCKNVCPTGAIEMVSLEEPVEVIEGIIKKEKPELNTLKCVHCYHCHDFCPLYALFGEAGTIHPNDVGDVNPDIKELLEKPVKISEDKIAYISKFLSDNAVIRKREDQNSK; encoded by the coding sequence ATGAAAAACTTAGGCATCATATTTTTAGAGGGAGTATACAGCAACGTAAAAAGGATTCTTTTCGCATCAGATCGAGTAACTGACATGGAACTTCGAAATAAAATCCTGAATGGAGAAATTGTGCCTACAGATAAGGTTGCTGAAGTACCCTGTATTGGATGTTCTGGATGTAAAAATGTATGCCCAACAGGCGCGATAGAAATGGTAAGCCTTGAAGAACCTGTTGAAGTAATAGAAGGCATCATTAAAAAAGAAAAACCAGAGCTGAATACTTTAAAATGTGTGCATTGTTATCATTGTCATGATTTTTGTCCGCTTTATGCATTATTCGGAGAAGCAGGTACTATACATCCAAATGATGTTGGAGACGTGAATCCAGATATAAAAGAACTTCTTGAAAAGCCAGTTAAGATATCTGAAGACAAAATAGCTTATATTTCCAAGTTTCTCTCTGACAATGCAGTAATAAGAAAAAGAGAAGATCAAAATTCTAAATAA
- a CDS encoding 4Fe-4S binding protein has product MFLSTKKCEGIGECIKECPTGAIRLINGKAFSCITCGACEEACPNRAIFKNRYGGYVVDRAKCNACGVCELTCPVSSISIEGDLVKGICSRCGICVDTCPIGARVDAYDVIEDRQIKFLESLNLTNPPQIRVKKEEGKSSRVNVITDTQKCTFCGRCEYYCPTDAIIINNDLEGVCQECRICEDVCPAGAISNGTIDETKCTLCLKCVKECPNNAIAIEDFKIKRNSDSKEAKGCIISCLNCGLCTEACSYGALQMINGKIRYDPSLCEECDTMECLDACPVGTLRVSNEKERPIKGYCVSCGRCVKACDVNEARGFKTITWKGDVSEDCISCGICSEICPKDAVTLKRGSIEVDLEKCVLCEKCAIHCPQDAIPQTTMRKKSIKDGFVFVENKLCMNCKLCIKTCPEEAITEDEMGRVTVDDSKCIYCGACSNVCPARAILFEREFEVAK; this is encoded by the coding sequence ATGTTTTTATCAACCAAAAAATGCGAAGGCATCGGAGAATGTATCAAAGAATGCCCCACAGGTGCCATTAGATTAATAAACGGTAAAGCATTCAGCTGTATTACCTGTGGCGCTTGTGAAGAAGCATGCCCCAACAGAGCTATTTTTAAAAATAGATATGGAGGTTATGTTGTTGATAGGGCAAAATGTAACGCATGCGGAGTCTGCGAGTTAACCTGTCCTGTAAGCAGCATATCAATTGAGGGGGATCTGGTAAAAGGGATATGCTCTAGATGTGGAATATGTGTAGACACCTGCCCAATTGGTGCCCGTGTTGACGCGTATGATGTAATAGAAGACAGGCAAATTAAGTTCCTTGAATCTTTAAATCTCACAAACCCGCCGCAGATAAGAGTTAAAAAAGAAGAAGGAAAATCAAGCAGAGTCAACGTGATTACAGACACGCAAAAGTGTACATTCTGCGGTAGATGTGAATACTACTGCCCAACAGATGCCATTATAATCAACAATGACCTTGAAGGCGTGTGCCAGGAATGCAGAATATGTGAAGATGTATGTCCAGCCGGCGCCATATCCAACGGGACAATTGATGAAACAAAATGTACTCTCTGCCTTAAATGTGTTAAAGAATGCCCAAATAATGCAATAGCCATTGAAGACTTTAAGATCAAAAGGAATAGTGACTCCAAAGAAGCTAAAGGCTGCATTATTTCATGTTTAAACTGCGGCTTGTGTACCGAAGCATGTTCATATGGAGCACTGCAGATGATAAATGGTAAAATACGTTATGACCCTTCACTTTGTGAGGAATGTGACACTATGGAATGCCTAGATGCTTGTCCAGTAGGGACATTAAGAGTATCCAATGAAAAAGAACGGCCTATTAAAGGATACTGTGTTTCATGCGGCAGATGTGTTAAGGCATGTGATGTAAATGAAGCAAGAGGCTTCAAAACAATTACATGGAAAGGTGATGTGTCTGAAGATTGTATATCCTGCGGCATATGTTCAGAAATATGTCCAAAAGACGCAGTTACTCTTAAAAGGGGAAGTATCGAAGTAGATCTTGAAAAATGCGTGCTATGTGAAAAATGTGCAATTCATTGCCCTCAAGATGCAATTCCGCAAACCACCATGAGAAAAAAATCTATAAAAGATGGTTTTGTATTTGTAGAAAACAAGTTATGTATGAACTGTAAACTTTGTATTAAAACCTGTCCAGAAGAAGCAATTACTGAAGATGAAATGGGCAGAGTTACAGTAGATGATTCAAAGTGCATATACTGTGGTGCATGTAGCAATGTGTGTCCTGCACGAGCCATACTATTTGAAAGAGAATTCGAGGTAGCAAAATGA
- a CDS encoding energy-converting hydrogenase B subunit J yields the protein MIFYLGPLVLGFLLGFILGTRIKPVPESKLKFDKEVYAIVVIVAIIIAYYQGPFPYYQDLPLASGILSGIVGIIIGKLTFGR from the coding sequence ATGATTTTCTACCTTGGTCCATTGGTGCTTGGATTTCTGCTGGGATTCATATTAGGAACGAGAATAAAACCAGTTCCAGAAAGTAAATTGAAGTTTGATAAAGAAGTTTACGCCATTGTGGTAATTGTAGCAATCATAATAGCTTACTACCAGGGACCTTTCCCATATTATCAGGATCTTCCTTTAGCATCAGGAATTTTATCAGGCATTGTAGGTATAATAATTGGTAAATTAACTTTCGGGAGATAA
- a CDS encoding MnhB domain-containing protein, which produces MSTILKLFVFPISLIIILIGLNTILGGHITPGGGFQGGAMIAGGIIFCIIVYGLEESPIKISHSFMASLESAGALGYIFLGLAGLVFSGFFMYNLGVDLYNIVPQFIQNLFDYPDPVHAGIIPYLNFVVGLKVLVGLSAVVIAFLESDKLLRSDEQRDNLFGEDEQ; this is translated from the coding sequence ATGAGTACAATCCTTAAATTATTTGTATTTCCAATATCACTCATAATAATTCTTATAGGATTAAATACAATCCTTGGAGGGCATATAACCCCTGGAGGAGGATTTCAGGGAGGTGCAATGATAGCAGGAGGCATAATATTCTGTATCATTGTCTACGGACTGGAAGAAAGTCCCATTAAAATTTCACACAGCTTTATGGCATCCCTTGAAAGTGCAGGCGCTTTAGGCTATATATTTTTAGGGCTTGCAGGATTGGTATTCTCCGGGTTCTTCATGTACAACCTTGGTGTTGATCTTTACAATATAGTACCACAATTCATACAAAACCTGTTTGACTATCCTGACCCAGTACATGCAGGAATTATACCCTACCTAAACTTTGTAGTGGGTTTAAAAGTGTTAGTCGGCCTAAGTGCAGTGGTAATAGCTTTCTTAGAGAGTGATAAACTCCTAAGAAGTGATGAACAACGTGACAATCTTTTTGGAGAGGATGAACAATGA
- a CDS encoding EhbH: MSEGLKNLIASISLLLFAVTLFHAIYGFDQILNPGISYIYNWIGPHIAPNMVTNVVFDWRGYDTLGEALILVTAVVVVLLIFGRGKVDFGGEEDK; the protein is encoded by the coding sequence ATGTCTGAAGGTTTAAAGAACCTTATTGCAAGTATTTCATTATTATTATTCGCCGTGACACTATTCCATGCTATATACGGGTTTGACCAGATATTGAACCCAGGAATAAGTTATATTTATAACTGGATAGGCCCTCATATCGCTCCAAACATGGTTACAAACGTAGTATTCGACTGGAGAGGATATGATACACTTGGAGAAGCACTGATACTTGTAACTGCAGTTGTTGTTGTACTGCTTATATTTGGAAGAGGAAAGGTTGATTTCGGTGGGGAGGAAGACAAATGA
- a CDS encoding energy-converting hydrogenase B subunit G, EhbG, producing MGIYDIIINRIKKVQGQDGENKAVTSIEASSMLAAEITLLSSLLVAVIMLRFFSNALMIVAVLLVIVIAFFAMPVMPKLKEEQNDSLNGMVFYTILALGIISVLFYWGSLNV from the coding sequence ATGGGCATTTACGATATTATAATAAACAGAATAAAGAAAGTTCAAGGACAGGATGGAGAAAATAAAGCTGTAACCAGTATTGAAGCTTCATCAATGTTAGCAGCAGAAATAACGCTTTTATCATCCCTTTTGGTTGCAGTGATAATGTTAAGATTCTTCAGCAATGCTTTAATGATTGTTGCAGTTCTTCTGGTAATTGTAATAGCATTTTTTGCAATGCCTGTCATGCCAAAATTAAAAGAAGAACAAAATGATTCACTTAATGGAATGGTATTCTATACAATTTTAGCACTGGGAATCATTTCAGTATTGTTCTACTGGGGGAGTTTAAATGTCTGA